The Tenrec ecaudatus isolate mTenEca1 chromosome 4, mTenEca1.hap1, whole genome shotgun sequence region AGTCAATATGGCTCATCACAAAGCCTTATTATTCCTGGCTGGGCCTAAATGAAATCTAAATcagtttattttcatattttgagaTACAACTATAACAATTTCCAaaatacttttaattaaaaaatatataattttgattCCCTGAGTTCTCTAGGGAGACTGTGATTCTGCATGGTCTAGAAAATAAAGTACTTTATACCATGATTTCCCCAGTAATATTGTTATAGCCTCATTcttctgtatgtgtatgtatgtagatatatttttatacatttagaCCACATAACAATATAGAAGTGGTTCGTCCACTCCAAGTCAAGGCTGGAATGTAACTTGGAGATTTCTCCTGACCAATATAGCTAGAGAGGTTATAAAAATGGATATCAGGGAAGCTCTCAGGTTGCTGGATCCAAAGCTTGTATTAAAGACCAGGCTGTTCTCAGGAGGAAATTGACCAGGAGCTAAGCAACCATACACAGCATCCAAATCCAGCTGTTGAAGGGACCTAGCCCCTACACCTGTCAATCATTGCAAAGCTAATGAAACCTCCCGGACTCATTCCAATCTATGACCACACTCACATAGCATCCCATCCTGGAACTGGCAAGTGtgaattaaattttttcttgGAAGAATCCAGGCTAATCCAAGCTTAGCTAACACTTCATAAACCCAAGTAGCAATGCACCCACCTTCAGGATGCTGTGACTTTCAGCTAAGTTCCTTAGAATCAGTTCTCTTTACATTGTAATTTTCTCATAGCGTATTTACACCCCACCAACTCTCCTATAACTCACTCATCTTGATTAAAAGGCCAATCTTCACTTGACAactattgaactgggttgggggaggggagagaggtggCTAGTGTGTTTTAGAAGTCAGAGTGGGCAATAGGAATCAATACAGATGCAGCTAGGGAAGCTGAACCTAATGGTTAATTCAAAGTATGAGTGACTTATGAGCATACCCTTACGGTTCATTTCTATTACCCAAGGTACATGCTACAAGCAAACTGTGGTTGATTTTACAGATTGTTCCAGAATGAGAGTAACTCTTGTTCTTTTTCTCTACAGAACACTGGCATCATACTCCCAGTGGAATCTCAAGGACTAACTCCCTGGCTGCACCTTCAGAAAAAGAAGGATTCTCACCAGCTGGGATTGCCCATCCACTGGTCCAGAGCCCTAACCATGCCCCTGCCAACAGGCCAAGACCGCTGGTCGGAAGCAGACATCCAGACGCTGCTGGAGCGCATAAAGAACGATGTCCCACCGAATGACAACAAGTCTTTCCACAAAACCCTGAAGACCATGAACTGGGAAAGGGTAGCTTTCAAAGACTTTTCTGGGGAAATGTGCAAACACAAATGGTTGGAGATTTCTGACAACCTGAGGAAGTCGCGGACTTTGACAGAATTAGTCCTAGAAGCTCAGCAACATGCTCAAAACCCCTTGAGGAAGAAAGAGGTGATGAAGCATCCAGACTTACCCAAGAAGCCCTTGTCGGCTTATATCCGTTTCTACAAGGAGAATCATTCCCAGTATACTCAACGGTACCCTAAGCTAAGCAGCGTGGAGTTGACTAAACTTCTAGCGAAGAAATATAAAGAGCTTCCAGAAGAAGTGAAGCAGAAATATCGTCAAGATTtccaagaggagaaaaaaatatataaagagaaGCTGTCTCAGTTCAAGCTGTCTCAACTCAAACCAACAACTCATCTGAAGCACACTTCCAAAAGAAATCATGTCCCCAAGAGGCCACAGCTTCAAATGACTGCTCaaggaaataggaaagaaagGAAGTCCTCTCTGGAAACAGATCACCTCTCCATGCACATGACAGTCTGTGGAGAGCCCAAGAAGCCCCCTATGAATGGATACCACAAATTCTACCAGGATTTGTGGTCCAGTGAGAAGCTGAAACATGTGCCACCCAGGGAGCGCATGGTGGAGATTGGCAGGCTCTGGCAGCCTATCCCCCAGAGCCAGAAGGACCACTATAAGAAGCTGGCTCAGGCCGTGCAGAAACAGTATAAGATAGACCTAGCTCTCTGGCTGAAGAGCCTCTCTCCTCAGTCATACGCAGCATTCAGAAAGGCAGGCTATGGGAAGGGTAAGGAAATGAGCATGTTAGGAAGCCCAACCCCCACATTTAAAAGGCTGTCTCCAGAGGCTCTGGAGTCTGCATCAGTGAAGAGGATGAAAGGGGAGCCTGAACACAAGCAGGGAGTGCTGGTTCCAGCCAGAGATTCATCCACCACCTCCAGTGCGGGTTGAAGCTCATCCTCCAGCTAATCATCCTCCAATTATCATCCTGAGCAGATAGAGTCCTGGAATAAGCAATTAGATGACGTGGCAGTGGGAGGCGCTGTTCATGGACGGTGTCTTACTGAAATGAGAAGCGGTGCTGGCGTGCTTCACCCACTGGTTCGCTGTTGGACATGCGTGGTCACAGACATTTGTCCTATGCCTTTTCAGAGAACTCTGTATTCCTGTGCATTGCCGTCCGTCATGTAGCGTTTGCACTGGCGGGTTGGAGGATTAGGATGTCTCAGCTTTGGGAACATGGCTCTTTGTCCTTTTTTCTCAGACTTATTTCACTGAGCACGTTTTCCTGGCTCACCATTTATTCTCATACTTCATGAACGGATTTGTCTTTGTGATTAAATAACATGTTTCCGCACCTACTGCATTTTCTTGAGTCATTTGGACACAACTCCACTCCATGCCATCTTGTTGATGCCTACTGAagagcagaggagagctgcccctgagaTTTTCAAGACTGCCACTATGAATTTCATTTGTCTGTCAGCTTCTCTAGCTGTGCTGACTTGcatgttgccgtgatgctggaagttatgtcacagaTCTCAAACACCAGGAGCATCTCCCaaaatggacaggtttcagccaGCTTCCAGGCTAGGAACAGGCAATGAAGCAGGAACAGGCCGTCCTCTTCTGAGGAATGAGCCACGGAAATCTCTCTGGACAGATGGGAGCACGGTCAGATCTGGAGAGCCTAATGAGAGGAGCAGAGCGTTGTTCGAAAATGAGTTTCCAGGTTGGAAAGAACTCCAACTGTGGTTAAGTAGAACTGCCTTTTCAAAGTAGCATCGGGCAGGTTGGTGGACATTGAGTAAAGTGTGGGAGTGGAGTATTTGGGACCTTCGTTTACTAATGGGACCTTCATTActaatgggacatgactcaaaacaaGATGAAGCAGCTAGAAACATGTATTGGAAATTGGAAATCGGGGGGTCTTTCATGAAGATTTCCTCCATGTAGGGACATGCTTCTGTGGCTCATTACGAGTAGTCACCAGATTTGCAGATCAGGGGGACATTCAGACCTAGCCCTGGTCTTGGACACCTTGAAGACCTTATAGTGGTTTCCCCACAGTTGGCATGCCTGTGTTTCCCACCACACGTCCCCCAGGGATTCCCCTACACTAGAGACGTAAGCACCATGGCCCCTGTTGTTTCCTAATGCTGTAGCACAACCAGGGGCTGCTTGACTCTGGGGGCCCAGAGAGTCCTTCCCTCCTTGTTCCCCTGTGACCTGCGTCACCCACCCCCACAAATATCTTAATCCTAGTGCGCCACCGACAAGCCTGGGTGGTCTGTGCATGACTCGTGCCTGTGACTATCTCCTGTGATCGACCTGCACACAGGTCCCCTGAGCTGCTCACTTtccattgtggacccaagcaccaGGCTCTGCGAGCTCCCTGACTGGTGGCTAAGTGGCCTGCCTGAACACAGGTCCCCTGAAGGGCTCCATCCCCCAGCGTGGACCCTGATCGCCACTCTGCCTGCTTGAGTTGGCCTCATGGCACTGAATTTGCCTGGACGTTTCCTCAATGGATTGTTTAGTTGAGGGTTAACAATACACCTTGGTCATGTGACTAATCTTGTCTCAATATTTAGTGTTCTTGTCTACACATCACTTGTCACAATGGATACGTTATCTTCAcaataaaaatcaatttattactTCTTTTAAGAAGCTTATCTTGTGTTGTGTATTTTATAGTTCTGTTAAATTCATCAGGATAAAGAGTGGCTTTCCCTTCATAGCAGTGTCTGTCAGGGAAGCATTGTTCCTTCAATGGCTTTGAAACAATGATTGATTTCCCTGGTTCCACTGCTCCTCTGAATGCTCCAATCACATTGCAAATTCTGGTCACTTGACTGATGGACTGAATGTGCATTTCGAATCTTCTATTGAAAAAAGAACACGTTCTGAAAAAAATGCGTAACCTGGTACTGCTCACAATGAACTTTAAGGCATACACatataaaaaaaagatttatgtatatatacacagacaGACTAAAGTCAGTCGATTGAAACTGTGTACGAGCATTCCCCTCTTAATCTGCAGCTTTTTTCTGTTGCACACACGAAGCATCATAGCAGGGTCCATTCAAGCGGGAGAGAGTTCATGCAGTAAGGTGCACAAGGTAAAATCATGTAATTACTTTTCCATTATGGCAGCATTGGAACAAAAAGATTATTTTGGAACAAATGgaaaaaacttaaaaatatatgacAGTAACTCTATGGAGTAGCTACTGCCTTTAGAGCCGAGAtaaagcagagaagggaggggtcCTCCCACACACCTGTCTCCAGAAATGGCAGAGAGCTCACTGGAGGTGCTACACCAAGCGAATAGACTAAAAATCCACATTCCAGAACTAGCCGGACATCATCCTTGGATCCATGGGTTTGGTTATAGGGATGTTTTAGCACTGGGAACACgggtacttctccttttgtgctaGGATTACTACACTGAGCATGCTCTCATGGTCCATTCATTCTGTATCTCGTCTCAAGAATTCATTTCTCTCTGAGGTTTAATAAAATATTCATCACACACTCCACTTTCTTGATCCAAAAATTTGTCTCTTAATGGACACTAGTGTTCTTTTCACCTTTTTGCAACAATTAAAATGGATATAAATGTGTCTGagtctttaaattattttgaatagaagaacTATTTTGctggaaatttttctttttgtaattttaaatatcattttcttgGCGTTTACTTTGCATTTTGTTTAATGGAATCCTTCCATCCTAAAAAGAAAATTGGTTCAGGAGTCACCACAATAAATTACAGAACATATTTTTCAGGCACTTCTTTGCTCTCTGTTTTACACATTCTCAGTTGACATGCACCTAGACAATTTCTAATTTTCATATCACTTTTTTATATGTTTGAAGTGAACTTATTTGTTATTAAAGACTCCAAAACTCcaaattcatttttctttcttctttgaaaattttatttcagGCAGTCAGGTAAATGTTTAGGTCcaatggatgaataatctggaggtatttaaaagttttgtttattagggtttttttaattattctttttttggttgtttgtttgttttttatatacaaacccttgtgtcgagggctgactttcaatagatcgcagcgagggagctgctctgctacgtacgaaaccccgacccagaagcaggtcgtctaagAATGGtgtagcaccaggctccccacgctTCTTGGCGCCAGAAGCGAGAGCCCCTCATGGGGGCtcgcctccccgccccccccccccccccccccccccgcctaacCGGGTCAGTGAAAGTCcataagggacaaaaagggacaaagtaaaactttactgtataaaatgttcagttgtaGACCACctgaagaatagatttgatacTTTCAACTGACTTTCTGGCTGATGCTCTCAGAGGTCTAATTCCATATATTTATTAAATAGAAcaaataaggattaagataagctaaataagtaTTGAACTTGCCTGTTTAAAGAATTGAGGCTAGGATCTGAatttactttgtttatactgatttcttctgtttattttattgagaatattattattagaAAGTATGAAATAGAGAGTCTGCAAGCctacttgccttgagccattaaaatttgagctttaaatgggtttaggacatacCTTCAAAGAAGGCCCTGCAAAGAGAAGCCCAACCCAATGTCTTGTGTGTTCAGGGCATTTGatggtgaagagacttgcctaggaggCAAGACTGACAGattgaagggagaaaaaaaaggaacGTTGGATATTGCAATTTTGAACTAGTGCATTCTAACAGAAGCTGGGGGGAAATCTGGAATGATGAAGAAAAGTCCTTTCTAAGACTGAATGTTAAAGTGAGCCtgtggcagcctgaaatgcttgctaggtgaccacctggatccacttgttgagtggacgtgagagaaatgcagcaatattgtgtctggccactgacacgcaCGGACTTGTTTTACAGGCACTAGAGGGGAAGATGAGCGTGGGGTGACTGGTCGGAAATTCAAGACCTAGCAAAACGGGgcgagggttgttgagaatttatgataaatccatggtctaaaggcaaggccaaTAATGAACTCCTCGGTGAGGCTAAGCGAGGTggtccacattgagttgaccagaatctgaccagatgaagagaaaattTTGAGCCTGTGAAATGGTGCAtttttgttgctgactttatgaatggcctttctgatttgactttgctgatGCATGCAGATTTCAcagggttccaactggaatgaagattattcacatcaaagaatatgattggtctcctcagagcactgggttgatgaggGAAGAACGGAAATcgaatacccaaaattggggggataaaggcatgaagtgattggcttacaaactttcataggtgggggaatatattcatagataggattaaggtgtaggtgttccttaactgcaattgttaggcataggatatttttgctttaatcacttatagaatgttatgtttaaatgagagtGGCACATAttttaattgtatgcattttagcttTATCCTATTGGGTACACATAGGAGCCATTGGCTGatgaaggtgtttactaatgggtgaccaattaatcccctgtgcctctgtgtctttgcagacaaaagcattgccaaatgactgttatttgtgaccttgCTGCTAAAAATATTGAGATAACTCTGTTATTTAGATCTCTTTAAGgttcttttgaatcttgcatatccatgtgattgtcttagaacctagtgcttttattattcaaatgttaagaaagcatgattagttaagtaacatttgcatagataagagtttaagaaTGTTTTTTAAGTTCCTTGATGTTTGTATTGTAAGCAATCCCTAAGAagggtataaaaaccaagctttaaaTATACTctggacttcagtccatcagactgttgtcctcccaatcccatactttgtatatatttctttcttttcctttcatccacacgcCTCATTTTGCACTCAGCTTGAGACAGGATAGCTGGTGTAATGGCCCGCATTAGGTGCAGATAAGTTTTTATTATTGTGTCAAATTATATATGGTTAAAGAAttatgtgaaaatgtcaaattgacaaggggtggtctgctgTAGTTACATCATCACAATTTacggtgtcaatttgagaattaagagtgtaggggtggggtctagcctgtcaatcgtgatatagccaatgaggcctctgtatgggcgtggccttctcctgaggattctggcaactctggTTTTCCTCCTGGAAGTTGGAGAGACACtgtcgctctctctctctgctcactcacttGGAGACACTCTACCAACAAGTCACGTGGCCTTACGCTAATAGAccatgtgccctgggaactggaaattCCACATGTAGAACTctggccaatgctgagatgcttctactgccactagaTCGACAAGATTTTGCACACATGGCCCTGTGATCTtcgtgcattcagcgtcattgcatgtgtttcatgagtccgaagaggactttatagattagtatcagatgtatgggctaatatgggacttatggacttgttctggactgggctgggaggtttttcaACATTCACTTGCTctgtatagagctctttcttctacacctaTGAGTCcgcctggatttgtctctctggtgactcagactaacacattatgttgGTATTGTTTTACCCTGACCACTGCATTTTGCTTTTGTTCTTTATTCTCTGTTGGATTACCAGTTTATGATGCACTGGAGGAGTGAGTGCAGAGAGATAAGAACTAGATGCAAGGATGAGTAGGGGATGTGGAGTGGGGGGGCAGAGATGGGGAGGGTGAAGGGATGTCAGGAGTAAGCACtgagggcggggtggggagaCAGCCCTTTTACTGAATGTGACCACACAGCATATTTTAAAGGTGATATAGTCCTGGGCGAAGGAAaacgttctgaaattgattgtggtaatgattgtacaattcttcttgacattTGAATGATATAATTGTATGATGtgtattatgtgccaataaaactgaaggGGGGAGAAGAAAGAAATAGGTTGTTCACATCTGAGGAATTagacactgaaaaccctatggtcaGAATGGAAACATGGTCAGATACAGAAAGCCCCTGTGAAAGAGCCGGGCTTTTTTTTAGAAAATGAACTCtttgaatgaaaaataaaaaagaaaagaaagaaaacgaacTCTTCAGGTTGGAAAACATTCAAAGTATGATTGAGAAAgcattgccttttcttttttctgtttttccctaaaaccattttattgggagcgaatACCGATATCatatatagttcaatcacatcaagcaataatgtacaattgctaccacacaccatttaaaaatattctcttccttcttgagcaACTAGATATCAGCTACCTTCACCAAACACACACATCCCTCACTGTACTCCCCGAAACCCTTATTGTATTTCCTGTCTCTATAGGTCCAACATTGGGTCTCATATGCTGAaaggattttaaccattcaaatcaggtttatcattttgatctcccatAATCATCTCTCCAAAGCACTCGGTTTGGTATCCAGTTTCTTCCCATTTCTCTTTTATGTGTAGAGGGAAGGCACCTGAGGCTTACTTCCCATGTAGAGCTCCCATCTGTGTCTAGggttcccactgccatccatagtctcacagtttaggctctgatactattccctccttcatctttggatatgatttacaatccttcagtcatTGATgtggacttcttccatgtgggcttaggtgACATctcaacaagcctttaagaccccaatcaaTATTTTATGTGatcactgggcaccatctaatttcttcaacacactttgcTCTGACACCCATATTtgatgtgttcccttcctgaggatgAGTATCAAGCGGGGCTATGATGTAAggattaattgttcttaaattagaattaggattaggtgagccccaaacccatccctgcgtctatgttttttgtttggttttgttttaccttcctttggctccctttagagactTCCTTGTTAATGTATGGTAAAGAGTATTattgaccacctccctggggaataaagctcttccattaatattgtcactAATTAGCCCCTGGCACTAAgttttaaagcactgttgaggGAGGAGTAATGGGCCAATGAAGGCTAATTCCATATTGCAAtatctgaattattcacttgtacagaaataATCCTTTCCTGACTCGatgctagttacataatcaatTGGAGTTGGTTGTCAAAGAAAGTGTACAGTTATATTCACTGAGAAGTCAGTCAAGGTTGGTCAGAATAACGTATATCTTAATATAGCATGTAGGGCACTGATGTAGTAAGTCAAGGAGTGTCAATCTATAACCACAGTATAGCAGGCCTCTGATTCTTTAAACCCCATGACTTTCAGTTTTAAtttctcaggttacaagtgtggttGAGTTCTTTTAACCTAGTGGAGCATTTATTGAACAGAACATCCTTTTCCCATCTTATACTTATTGAGCCTTTGTCAAAATCAGTTTTTTATGCGTGTTTTTTTGGGGAGGGTTCTGTCCTGATTGATTCGTCTATGAATCTATAATTATACCAGTGTCAGGATATTTTGACACATTAGTTgcatagtaggttttgaggtcacgTAGTGTAAGACCACCTGCTTTGTTCATCTCTTGTGGAAGTTGTTTGCCTATCCTGGACATCTCTCTCCATATGTAGTTGAtagtgttttcatttctttgaagaatgatgctgggatttGGAAGGGATTGAATTGAATTTGTAGATTCCTTTAGGTAGTGTTGACATTTCCATGATATGGAGTGTTCTGATCCATGAACACAAGATTTTGATGCATTTGTTCAATCCCTTTTTGttccttgtaataatgttctgtaattttatttgtacaggtcttttgtttctttggttagatttacTCCCAGGTTATTTCAGCTTTAGTGTTATGTGTTATTCctggttgaatagagaaacaaatgcagaggcactcatgtatgtataagaaagagggagGTAAggggaaaatcaggagctgataccaaaggctcaaatacaaagaaaatgctttgaaaatgatgatggcaacctatgtataaaggtgcttgagacaatggatggatgggcggattgtgctgagtggtacgagcccccaggaaaatgatttaagatattcatatcaaagggtaattttatattaagcaatCTTCCACACTGAACCCAGATCAAGTATaattccaatattaacccatatgtccgatactagtctataaattcctttttcagactcagtacatgcaatgatgcacgctctttctgcttcaccttgctGATGAGAAGCTTCCTGCATTGTGTTTTATCGCATGCACTGCGTGAGCTTAAAGAGGattttatggattagtattggtCATGTGAAGTAATATtacaattatggacttgatctgaagaggctgagatgttttcccaacatacaactgctctttgatataaagctttctcatcCATTTAGAGaagtgtgtctggatttgtttctctcgaacCCGAACtgtaaatgatagatagatagatagatagatagacagacagacagacagacaaacccaGACAGACACATGTGGCTATTGTGTTCTTGAGGTCTTTTTTCATATTCCGATCACTAGTAtgtaggaatccaattgattcctGCTTGTGGCTCTTGAATCCTGCTACCTACTTACctcctcaattgtttccaacaatacAATGTTGACACCTTTGGATTGtttctatataaaattatattgtcTGTAAATAGCTAAAGTTCCAGTTCTTCTTTGCCAGTTGTACTCGCTTGATTTCTTGCTGTGTCTATTGGGTCTGGCTAGCACTCTtggcacaatgttgaataagagtggagaTATGGGAGGGACATCCTTGTCGGGTTCCCTTATTTGTTGAGCATGTTTTCAGCTTTTTTCCATTTAATGTCATATTAGCTATTGCTGTTACATACTGACAGGTCTTCAGCAGTGAATGAGTTCCTATCTCtcaacagcccctccaacacttgttactttctgatttcttgaattgggctgtctttgggGGTATTAAgagatatctcatagttgttttaatttacatttatcTTCTGGCTAATAATAGGAAACATCttgtcatatatttattggccattt contains the following coding sequences:
- the LOC142445948 gene encoding upstream-binding factor 1-like protein 1, whose amino-acid sequence is MPLPTGQDRWSEADIQTLLERIKNDVPPNDNKSFHKTLKTMNWERVAFKDFSGEMCKHKWLEISDNLRKSRTLTELVLEAQQHAQNPLRKKEVMKHPDLPKKPLSAYIRFYKENHSQYTQRYPKLSSVELTKLLAKKYKELPEEVKQKYRQDFQEEKKIYKEKLSQFKLSQLKPTTHLKHTSKRNHVPKRPQLQMTAQGNRKERKSSLETDHLSMHMTVCGEPKKPPMNGYHKFYQDLWSSEKLKHVPPRERMVEIGRLWQPIPQSQKDHYKKLAQAVQKQYKIDLALWLKSLSPQSYAAFRKAGYGKGKEMSMLGSPTPTFKRLSPEALESASVKRMKGEPEHKQGVLVPARDSSTTSSAG